AGCCTGGTGAGACTGCATTGAGGTCAACAAGATGAACAGGATAATGGAAGGCCCTTTCAAGGAAATTAGAGTAATCAATTAACTCAGAAAGCTCAAAGGTCTCTTTTCCAAAAATGGCGATATCAATATCATGAAACCTTAATCCCTCGGCAAAAGAGCCAAAGAGATAGGCAAAAAGTATGTCTTCCATAGGAAAGAGTAAATCTTTCAGAATTTCTATAATTTTTTTTCTCTCTTTATGAGAGATTTTGAAAGGAT
This window of the Caldimicrobium thiodismutans genome carries:
- the mntA gene encoding type VII toxin-antitoxin system MntA family adenylyltransferase antitoxin — translated: MIDPELKFKNPFKISHKERKKIIEILKDLLFPMEDILFAYLFGSFAEGLRFHDIDIAIFGKETFELSELIDYSNFLERAFHYPVHLVDLNAVSPGFQMEILSKGILLFSKDEELRTDFIEKVSLKYREYAHFRNLSLGIEGLLS